The genomic segment AGCTGCTCCAGCAGGGCGGCGGCGCTACTGACCATCTCGACGCGCGTGCCGGCCAGGTAGAGGTCGGGCGTGCGCAGGGCGTCGTTACGCCGCGGCTCGTGGACAACAATACGCTGCTCCGACGTGGCCATCTCGCTGGCACGGGCGGCGCAGGTGCGGCTCAGCACCTCGTAGAGGACCTGAGCGGTCTCGCTGGCGCGCCGGGGCGCAGCGTGCAGAATGATCACCTCTTCGCCGGGCTGCAAGCGCGGGGCCAGCGCTTCCGCCAGACGCGCGATCTCTTGCTTGCCCTCCTCGGTCACGGGGATATCGCCGCGGTGCGAGGCGACGCGCCCGTGACGCAGAAGCTGGATCACCAGCGGCGCGGGCCGCTCGCTCATGGCTGCTCCTCCGCGATGAGGGCGAAGGCGCGCGCCGGGGCGCTGTCGATGCCAGCGAAGTGGTAGAAGGGGGCGAAGAACTGGCAGCGCGGCGGCAACTGCGCCAGGTTGACCAGCCCCTCAATGAGGGGAATGCCCGCCCCGAGAATGGTGCGATGGACCACGAACTGATCGGCGGTCCAGCCCTGCTCACGGGCCGCCGGCTCCTCGAAGAAGTCGCAGCCGATGCTCTTGGGCTGCTTCGCGACCAGCCAGCGAGCCGCTGCCTCGGTCAGGGCCGGCGAGCGCGGGAAGTAGATGGGCGTGCCGATGGCGCGCTGAGCCCAGTCGCTGCGCAAGAGCAGGATGTCGCCGGGGCGAATCGCTTCCCCGCGAGCGCGCAGGCGCTCGACCGCTCGCTCCAGCAGCGGGACGTCGATGAGCATGCGCTCCTCAACGGGCGTTAGATCGAGGACGACGGCGCTACCGATGACGCGCTCAAGGGCCACCTGGTCGATGGCCTCGCCGCGCTCGAAGCAGTGCAGGGCCGACTCGACGTGACAGCCCGTATGCAGGCTCATGGTCACCTGGCCCGACTGCCAGTAGGGCCGCTCGCCCACGGCTCCTTCACCGATTTTGGTGCGTACCTCGAAGTGAACGCCGATGTTGGTTGACGGTGGTCCCTTGAAGCCCTCGGGGACCGCCGGCGTCAAATCGATGATTTTAGTCATAGCCTCCCTCGCCTTCGTTCTGCTCTATGGATTCCTTTTATTTATATATGGGGTGAGCTGCAGGCCAGCCCACCAGATGGGCAAGCCAGCCTGCAGGTGGGCGCTTCTTCCTCTCCCCAGCGGACGCAACTGATCAGAGCGTCCAGAAAAAGTGGCGCTCGCGGCTCTCCAGATTGGGAATGGCCTCACCCTTGACATACTGTTCGAAATGCGGGGTGGCCATATGGGCCTCGTAGGCCGCCTCGTCAGCATATTGCTCATAGATAAAGAAGAGGCGCGGGTCGTCGGGCGAGCGATGCGGCTGGTAGAAGAGACAGCCAGGTTCCTGGAGCGACAGGGGTGTCATGATCTCCAGGACGCGACGGATGGTTTCCTCTTGACCTGGCTTGGCACGCCAATAGGCAGCAACAATGTAGGCCATAGCTTGTGTTACGCTCCTCTCTGCGGCTGTTTTTTGCCAACGCGGTTTCGCAGGACGCCGATGCCTTCGATCTCTAGCTCGACCACGTCGCCCTCGCGCAGCCAGCGATCCAGCTCCAGCCCGGAGCCGCCGGCGGCGGTGCCGGAGCCGAAGACCTCGCCGGGATAGAGGGTCTGGGCCTGGGAGGCGTAGGCGATCATGTCGGCAAAGGTGTGGTGCATGTGGCCCGAGTTGTCCTCACCCCAGACCTCACCGTTGACGCGCACGACCATGCGCAGGTTGCCCGGATCGATCTCGTCGGCGGTGACGATGCAGGGTCCCAGCACGTTGGAGCCGTCCCAATCCTTGGCCTTGCACGGCCCCATGTTGACAGGCAGTTCGCGCGTCTGCACGTCGCGGGCCGACACGTCGTTCCAGATGGTGTAGCCAAAGATGTAGTGCATGGCCTCCTCTTTGGGGATATCCTTGCCACGCCGTCCAATGATGGCGGCCAGCTCCAGCTCATGGTCGAGGCGCTCGGTGTAGGCCGGCCAGGGGATCTCTTCGTCGGGGCCAATGACCGTATCGGGCAGCCCTTTGTAGTAAGCGGGCACTGTGTACCATTCGGGGGCGATGGGTCGTCCGAGGCGCCCCATCGCGTTCTTGAGGTGGCCCTCAAAGGCCAGAAAGTCGCGCAGGGAGCGAGGACGCAGCGGCGCCAGCAGGCGCGCCCCGCTGACAGGCTCCCGGCGGGCGATGGGGGCCCCGGCTTCGATGAAGGCCACCATGTCGCCCGCGAAGCCCACATCAAAGATCTGCTCTCCCTCGAGCAGGCCGACGCGCGGTCCCTGGCCCGCATCGTAGGTCACAAATTTCATGGTTGGCGACTCCTGATTCTCTCTCTCACTAAGGATAACAGAGGCGGCATTACGAGACAGGGGCGGCTCCAGGCCCCGGCTGACGCCGTCGTTCTTCGGCCAGCAGGGCCGCGGCGCGCTGGGCGGCCTGTACAATCTTGAGATAGCAGCCACAGCGGCAGAGATTGCCCCCGAGCGCCCGTCTGATCGTCTCCTCGTCTGGCGCTGGTTGCTCCTCCAGCAGGGCCTTGATGGTCAGAATCATGCCAGGAGTGCAGTAGCCGCACTGAAAGGCCTGCACCTCCTCAAAGGCGCGCTGGACGGGATGATGGCCGCCCAGGCCCTCAACGGTGGTGATCTCGCAGCCCTCGGCCAGCGGCGCCAGCAGAATACAGGTTGAGATGGGCTGGCCGTTGAGCAGGGCCGTACAGGCGCCGCAGATACCCAGGCCGCAGGTCTCGCGTACGCTGCGCAGGCCCAGCTCGCGCCGCAGGACCTCCAGCAGCATCTCGTCTGGCTCGGCCTGCACTGCGACCGGCTGACCGTTGAGTGTGAAATGGATCTCCATTGCTGCCATGATGGCGCTCCTTCCCTTCTTCCTTCTGCCCTTCCGTCGAGATTAGACCGGCGCAGCGCTGCGAACGCGGCGGCGCTCGCTCGCTTCAAGGACACGTTCGGGCGTGAGCGGCAGGTCGCGCACATGGATGCCGAGCGAGAAGAGGGCGTTGCCGATGGCGGCGGGCACCGGCGGTAGGGCGGTCTCGCCCAGCCCGTGGATCTCGGCGCCGGGTCGCTCGATGAGGTCGTAGGTGATGCGCGGCAGGTCATCAGCCGCCGGGATGTTGTAGTCGGAGAGATTGGCGTTGGTGACCTGGCCCTCGGCAAAGGTGATCTCCTCGAAGAGGGCGCTGCCGAGGCCCATGATCATCGAGCCTTCGTTTTGCAGCTGGGCCGCCGGCGGATTGACGACGCGCCCGGCGTAGATGGCCGTGTGCAGGTGAACGACCTCCAGCTTGCCGGTCTCCTCGTCGACTCGCACCTCGGCGGCAGCGGCTCCCTGATGCCAGTGGGTCGAGGCGATGCCCTGGCCCGTGTCGGGATCGAGGCCGCCCTCGTTGACGCACTCGCCGTAGCCCAGCTCGCCGTTCTCCTTGAGCTGGCGCACAGCCTCCACCAGGGCCCGCCCCATCATGTAGGTCGAGCGGCTGGAGGTGGTGCGGGTATCGTAGGGCACAATGTCGGTGTCCGGCAGAGGGAAGTGCACACGTTCGACAGGCACGCCGAGCTGTTCGGCGGCCAGCATGCGGATGGCTCGCCAGGCCCCCTGGCCCATCTCGGCGGTGGCGCAGTGGACCGTGTAGCTGCCATCATCGTTGGCCTCGACGACGATTGAGGCCCGGCTCGGCGTCTGCATGCCCTTGAGCAGCACGGCCAGGCCCTTGCCACGCCGTCCCTCGCGCCAGCCGATCTGCCCGGCTACCGCCTTGAGGCAGTCGGCGAAATGCACATCGTGCATGACTTCGCCCGTACAGTAGCGATCGCCATCAACCAGCACATTCTTGAGGCGCAGCTCCAGCGGGTCCAGCCCCAGGCGTTCGGCCAGGAGGTCCATTGTGCGCTCCGAGGCCCAGACGGCTTGCGTGGCCCCGTAGCCGCGGAAGGCGCCGTTTGATGGCAGGTTGGTATAGACGCAGTAGGAGTCGACCCAGACGTGAGGGATGCGA from the Thermogemmatispora onikobensis genome contains:
- a CDS encoding histidine phosphatase family protein, which translates into the protein MSERPAPLVIQLLRHGRVASHRGDIPVTEEGKQEIARLAEALAPRLQPGEEVIILHAAPRRASETAQVLYEVLSRTCAARASEMATSEQRIVVHEPRRNDALRTPDLYLAGTRVEMVSSAAALLEQLPPGCSLSAEDVARHPFWQGFWSTPDRIGYWVTLADPPGEDSLCAARRLWTFARSLADDPPRQPRRYLCVSHSPLLRAFLRHYLFDGVDPGEPEYGEAIGIEVQT
- a CDS encoding cyclase family protein, with product MTKIIDLTPAVPEGFKGPPSTNIGVHFEVRTKIGEGAVGERPYWQSGQVTMSLHTGCHVESALHCFERGEAIDQVALERVIGSAVVLDLTPVEERMLIDVPLLERAVERLRARGEAIRPGDILLLRSDWAQRAIGTPIYFPRSPALTEAAARWLVAKQPKSIGCDFFEEPAAREQGWTADQFVVHRTILGAGIPLIEGLVNLAQLPPRCQFFAPFYHFAGIDSAPARAFALIAEEQP
- a CDS encoding putative quinol monooxygenase translates to MAYIVAAYWRAKPGQEETIRRVLEIMTPLSLQEPGCLFYQPHRSPDDPRLFFIYEQYADEAAYEAHMATPHFEQYVKGEAIPNLESRERHFFWTL
- a CDS encoding fumarylacetoacetate hydrolase family protein, with translation MKFVTYDAGQGPRVGLLEGEQIFDVGFAGDMVAFIEAGAPIARREPVSGARLLAPLRPRSLRDFLAFEGHLKNAMGRLGRPIAPEWYTVPAYYKGLPDTVIGPDEEIPWPAYTERLDHELELAAIIGRRGKDIPKEEAMHYIFGYTIWNDVSARDVQTRELPVNMGPCKAKDWDGSNVLGPCIVTADEIDPGNLRMVVRVNGEVWGEDNSGHMHHTFADMIAYASQAQTLYPGEVFGSGTAAGGSGLELDRWLREGDVVELEIEGIGVLRNRVGKKQPQRGA
- a CDS encoding (2Fe-2S)-binding protein, whose protein sequence is MAAMEIHFTLNGQPVAVQAEPDEMLLEVLRRELGLRSVRETCGLGICGACTALLNGQPISTCILLAPLAEGCEITTVEGLGGHHPVQRAFEEVQAFQCGYCTPGMILTIKALLEEQPAPDEETIRRALGGNLCRCGCYLKIVQAAQRAAALLAEERRRQPGPGAAPVS
- a CDS encoding xanthine dehydrogenase family protein molybdopterin-binding subunit; this translates as MSRAMPEPGENTHRTEPDPRVTGAIRYAQDVELPDMLYACIVRSPYAHARVLRVDTSALPADVVALTPDDVRALGLYGCQIKDQQVLAVERALYIGDPVAAVAASSPRAAREAAELIEVDYEELPAVFDAVEAMQPGAPLLHEDLAVSQNDAAYFGMRPEPQRNVCHHFRIRHGDIEQGFAEAEVIVEETYRTPSAQHVPMEPHACLARWTADGRLEVWTGTQTPFNLRMDLAGIFGLPQERIRIIAPPMGGAFGSKTFVRYEAIVACLARKAGRPVKLVLRRDEEWLTLNRHPSAIHVKLGARRDGTLVAKQVTCWANTGAYADCGPGVAQKMGFASPGPYRIPHVWVDSYCVYTNLPSNGAFRGYGATQAVWASERTMDLLAERLGLDPLELRLKNVLVDGDRYCTGEVMHDVHFADCLKAVAGQIGWREGRRGKGLAVLLKGMQTPSRASIVVEANDDGSYTVHCATAEMGQGAWRAIRMLAAEQLGVPVERVHFPLPDTDIVPYDTRTTSSRSTYMMGRALVEAVRQLKENGELGYGECVNEGGLDPDTGQGIASTHWHQGAAAAEVRVDEETGKLEVVHLHTAIYAGRVVNPPAAQLQNEGSMIMGLGSALFEEITFAEGQVTNANLSDYNIPAADDLPRITYDLIERPGAEIHGLGETALPPVPAAIGNALFSLGIHVRDLPLTPERVLEASERRRVRSAAPV